A window of the Lactuca sativa cultivar Salinas chromosome 7, Lsat_Salinas_v11, whole genome shotgun sequence genome harbors these coding sequences:
- the LOC111906906 gene encoding universal stress protein PHOS32, with product MASPEKPPPAIIVQPASPRFPKPGALSAGTQRKVAIAVDLSDESAYAVNWAVQNYLRPGDSVILLHVRPTSVLYGADWGVVEDPDTATDEESQQKLEDDFDAFTTTKANDIAKPLVDAQINFKIHIVKDHDMKERLCLEVERLGLSAVIMGSRGFGASRRTSKGQRLGSVSDYCVHHCVCPVVVVRYPDDKDGEIAVGSPLRVNGGSEVSLHPVPEEEPEFHDASDKQSDLEKPS from the exons ATGGCATCACCTGAAAAGCCGCCGCCGGCGATCATCGTCCAACCGGCGTCCCCAAGGTTTCCAAAACCCGGCGCTTTAAGTGCTGGAACTCAGAGGAAAGTTGCGATAGCAGTCGATCTGAGCGATGAGAGTGCATACGCCGTGAATTGGGCAGTTCAGAATTACCTCCGCCCTGGAGATTCCGTCATACTCCTCCACGTCCGTCCTACATCTGTCCTGTACGGCGCAGATTGGGGCGTCGTGGAGGATCCCGACACCGCCACCGATGAAGAATCGCAGCAAAAACTCGAAGATGATTTCGACGCGTTTACAACCACCAAAGCAAACGATATCGCAAAGCCACTAGTCGATGCCCAAATCAATTTCAAGATCCATATAGTTAAAGATCATGATATGAAGGAGCGATTGTGTTTGGAAGTTGAAAGGCTAGGGTTAAGTGCTGTGATTATGGGGAGCCGAGGGTTTGGTGCTTCGAGAAGGACATCGAAAGGGCAGAGGCTTGGGAGTGTTAGTGATTACTGCGTGCATCACTGTGTTTGTCCGGTGGTAGTTGTGAGATATCCAGATGATAAAGATGGCGAAATTGCTGTTGGATCACCTCTTCGTGTGAATGGCGGCAGCGAGGTTTCACTGCATCCGGTGCCGGAGGAGGAACCGGAGTTTCATGATGCATCGGATAAACAATcag ATCTGGAGAAGCCCTCCTAA